One window of Spirochaetales bacterium genomic DNA carries:
- a CDS encoding organic solvent tolerance protein OstA: MNVCKRTGIIIFLTLSISLDLFPDDPISFSGNHMEAILAQGKEKTLLTGNARLTSKNNRISADSIELYGKDFIYVYCTGNIHVLNDEKKIEIWSEKLFYNRKENMIRIQENAIMEDKENEIVVKGGLIENWEDEEITIIQIGVRILKKDMICRSEFARYLRKEDKLELSGMPRVIWKGDEYAAMKIYIDLANDEIKLEGNVQGEVLWEEEE; this comes from the coding sequence ATGAACGTATGTAAACGCACCGGCATTATCATATTCCTCACACTGTCGATATCACTCGATCTCTTTCCGGACGATCCCATTTCTTTTTCCGGAAATCACATGGAGGCGATTCTCGCGCAGGGCAAGGAAAAGACACTCCTTACCGGAAACGCGAGACTGACATCGAAAAACAACCGTATAAGCGCGGATTCGATCGAATTGTACGGAAAAGATTTTATCTACGTTTACTGTACGGGGAACATCCATGTGCTGAACGATGAAAAAAAAATCGAAATCTGGTCGGAGAAACTCTTTTACAATCGAAAAGAAAATATGATCCGTATCCAGGAAAACGCGATTATGGAAGACAAGGAGAATGAAATTGTCGTGAAAGGGGGGCTCATCGAAAACTGGGAAGATGAGGAAATCACTATTATACAGATCGGTGTCAGAATACTGAAAAAGGACATGATATGCAGATCGGAGTTTGCCCGGTATCTTCGAAAGGAAGATAAACTCGAGTTGTCCGGAATGCCGCGGGTGATATGGAAAGGGGATGAATATGCGGCAATGAAAATATATATCGACCTTGCCAATGACGAAATAAAACTCGAAGGGAATGTTCAGGGAGAGGTTTTATGGGAAGAAGAAGAATAA
- the lptB gene encoding LPS export ABC transporter ATP-binding protein: protein MNNNGTLSVESLEKWFRKKCAVAGVSFSMHIGEVVGLLGPNGAGKTTIFYMIVGFITPTRGMIFLNNKNISNYPMYKRAQEGISYLPQEPSIFRKLSVEKNIWAILETRKDLTLKEKKNKLEELLDELGINQVRKQKAHTLSGGERRRTEIARSLAIEPKFLLLDEPFAGIDPIAVYEIKKIVRSLSEKGIGVLITDHNVRDTLEITNRSYIINLGEIVVSGTREELLNSQQAREIYLGNDFQM, encoded by the coding sequence TTGAACAATAACGGTACGCTTTCTGTCGAATCCCTGGAAAAATGGTTCAGAAAAAAATGCGCGGTTGCCGGTGTGAGCTTTTCGATGCATATCGGCGAGGTGGTCGGGCTTCTGGGTCCGAATGGTGCGGGGAAAACCACGATTTTTTATATGATCGTCGGCTTTATTACACCCACAAGGGGAATGATTTTTCTCAACAACAAGAATATATCCAACTACCCCATGTACAAAAGGGCACAGGAGGGGATTTCATACCTGCCACAGGAACCCTCAATATTCAGAAAACTTTCCGTCGAAAAGAATATCTGGGCGATCCTTGAAACGAGAAAGGATCTGACCTTGAAAGAGAAGAAAAACAAACTGGAAGAGCTTCTCGATGAACTCGGAATCAATCAGGTGAGAAAGCAAAAAGCCCATACGCTGTCCGGCGGGGAGCGAAGAAGAACTGAAATAGCCCGGTCCCTGGCGATCGAACCGAAATTCCTGCTTCTTGACGAGCCTTTTGCCGGCATCGATCCCATCGCCGTTTATGAAATAAAGAAAATCGTTCGAAGCCTTTCGGAAAAAGGGATCGGGGTACTTATTACCGATCATAATGTCCGCGATACCCTTGAAATTACCAACCGTTCATACATCATCAACCTCGGAGAAATTGTCGTCAGCGGGACACGGGAAGAATTATTGAACAGCCAGCAGGCCCGTGAAATATATCTGGGCAATGATTTTCAGATGTAA
- the lptC gene encoding LPS export ABC transporter periplasmic protein LptC produces the protein MQKNRSFLLHLSCIVLILYGCSLDYRSANIPEEMAENLPETVFVQFSRIIVRDGKIKTKLEAERAENFTKKKQMVLSNIRFFEYDENEKLLTEGTADKAVLYTETDDVDIFGNIYLYSVPEKTAIYAETLYWKDKEEKLSAAPDDRVRVKEDEGSSIEGRGFNSDFKLREIVFANGVSGVFIQSKEE, from the coding sequence ATGCAAAAAAATAGATCCTTTTTACTACATCTATCATGTATCGTTCTCATCCTCTACGGGTGCAGTCTCGATTACCGATCCGCGAATATCCCCGAAGAAATGGCGGAAAATCTACCGGAAACGGTTTTTGTGCAGTTTTCCCGAATTATTGTAAGGGACGGGAAAATAAAAACCAAGCTCGAGGCGGAGCGCGCGGAAAATTTCACGAAGAAAAAACAGATGGTTCTCTCAAATATACGATTTTTCGAATATGACGAAAACGAAAAACTTTTAACCGAAGGAACGGCGGACAAGGCCGTCCTGTACACGGAAACCGACGATGTCGATATTTTCGGTAATATCTATCTCTATTCCGTTCCCGAAAAGACGGCGATATATGCGGAAACCCTGTACTGGAAGGACAAGGAAGAGAAGCTGTCGGCGGCCCCGGACGACAGGGTTCGTGTAAAAGAGGATGAAGGATCTTCGATTGAGGGCAGGGGATTCAATTCCGATTTCAAGCTTCGTGAAATCGTATTTGCAAACGGTGTTTCGGGAGTATTTATTCAATCCAAAGAAGAATGA